The genomic segment TCGTCCTGGGAAACGGGGTGCGGCCGGAAAGGCTGCCGCCCCCTCGCCCGTCACGCAACGCACGTTCGTGGGGAACCTGGCGCTAAACCATTCGTGGAAGACCTGCTTCTGGGTCGGGGTTTCGTACGCAGAGCAGCTCCCTCGCTGCGATCTATTGAAAGTCAGCCCTCGACACAAGGGTttgtgaagaagaaagaagaaaaaagaaaaaagagaaaaaagaaaaaaagaaaaaaaaaaaaatgaaaaaaataaaaataaaaaaataaaaataaaagtttaaacattaaagaaaaaaaagtaatagtcaTGTAGATTTGAATTTACATGTCACTGATTTTGTGTTTGGGTTCCAAGCTCTACTATGTGGGAAGCGTTGGACTGTGTCCATTTCCTTTCTTACAGGGTTGGAAAAGAGGTTCTAACTCTGGTTCTGGTTATTGGTTGGCATTTCAGAGAAGGTTTGTGTGGCTATCCAAAAACCATACATGAAACTTTATGCTGGGGAATCAGAGGTCAGCTAGAAGCTTACTGAGATTCTAATTAAAGGAGCCCAGGACCCAAAAAGGTTATGATCATAAATAGAGATTTTTGGGCATTCGCACCTATCCCAGATATATTCATTCCAAACTCTCATGATGCTCTGTGAACAAAGGGTGCTAAGTGGTTGAGAGTAGAGCTTAAATGTGTGATGAATATCACAACCGACAAGAGAAAAGCAATCGAAACTGAATCACAGTGAAATTACAGAAGGAAAATCCATGGCATTTaattatattgcattttatttcaatgaaaatCTGCCCCAAACAGAACTAGGAATCAGATATTGTCTTGGACTAGAGGTAATTGCTAAGCTGGAAGCTTAtattgaaaactaaaattttcaGCCCTTGACTATCAGAGTTCCAAACATCAAAGGAAAATATTGGAACAATGTATCTAGGTACAGAGAGAGGCAACTCATGGGTACCGCAGTAAGCAAAATAACCTGAGGGGGAACATTTTATATTCCTCAATTACAAGAAGTGGCGAGAGTTTACAAGTCTTGCATTGCTTTCTATTGTACATGGCTCTGTAGTAAtgccaaaaataacaaaatggaggCACTTGCTCTGACTTCTGCAGTTTACATTAGATTATTATGTCTTCATAAATTAACAGCAGCTTTAGAATTATGAAACGGTATTGTTACTTCATGCTACTGTTGGTGTTCCTCTTGTTAAAATAATGTTCTCAACGGACATGATACAAAACTTGTACAGAAACGGCTCGGGGCACATCCAGGTAGTAGTAGAAGCACGTCGTGAAGCCGCTACTCATGGAGTCTCAACTGTGATGGCCAGCGGGCACCTGGCCACAGGTGGCAGGAAAAGACAAACACAGGCggaatttaaacaaaaacatccACTTCCCACAAACGACACAAATCTTTAACCTGTTCAAAATAGCACAGAATGTCTTCCTGCCATAGAGAGGGAGTCAATATGAACTTGCTATAAATTGCTGTCATTTCCAAAACTTTTAGTTCCTCTTTAAAACCTGACACCAGCACTTGGATTTAAATCTCAGTtggcggccaggcacagtggctcacgcctatagtctcagcactttgggaggcctaggcgggtggatcacgaggtcaagagttcaagaccagcctggccaagatagtgaaaccctgtttctactaaaaacaaaaacaaaaacaaaaacaaaaacaaaaacaaaattagccaggcttggtgatgctacttgggaggctgaggcagagaactgcttgaacccgggaggcagaggttgcagtgagtcgagattgcaccactgcactctaaccttggcaatagagtgagggtttgcctcaaaaaaaaaaaaaaaaaaaactcagttggaaaaaaaaaatatttatatatatatcaaaggTTTTTTGAATTTGAGGATATTAATAATCAAGTATgggtagctattataaatatttgagaataattCCTAAAAGATGAGTTCCAACTACAAACAAGCCTATACACTGCTCTCTTGAGGTGTATCTTTTACTAATACTGCCAATTATGAATGAAGTTAGGTTTGTTAGCATAAAAGAAACTACTTTCAGTTTTCAAAGCAAAGTTTCTTTCCACTAAAACTAGGCTTTCCAGCTAATCAGCAGTCAAAATTTAAATTCTCAAACTGGAGTACCGAGTTTGAGTAAAATCTAGAAAGCTACATGCCAGGCCAGTTATATATGTCAAGAGTAGGTGACACTGCTCTTTGTGTGACAATTGTCTGACAAAACTCTTAATGTAGCATGACTCATcgtttagacatttttttttttttttttttgagacggagtttcgctcttgttacccaggctggagtgcaatggcgcgatctcggctcaccgcaacctccgcctcctgggttcaagcaattctcctgcctcagcctcctgagtagctgggattacaggcacgtgccaccatgcccagctaatgttttgtatctttagtagagacggggtttcaccatgttgaccaggatggtctcgatctcttgacctcgtgatccacctacctcggcctcccaaagtgctgggattacaggtttgagccaccgtgcccggccgtttagacatttaaaaaatttttcaggccaggcacggcggctcatgcctgtaatcccagcactttggggtccaaggcaggtggatcacctgaggtcaggagtttgagacaagcctggccaacatggtgaaagccccatctctactaaaaatacaaaaaattacccgggtgtggtggcaggtgcctgtaatcccagctactcggggtgTGTTGCGGggtgctgaagcaggagaatcgtttgaacccgggaggcagaggttgcagtgagccgcgatcacaccactaccctccagcctgggcaacaagagtgaaactacatctcaaaaaaaaaaaaaaaaagaaaatccaagattACCTTTCAGGAAAGGCATTTTTACTATTAAGCcttcttaaaatttctttctagagacatttgttattgtttgaaaccaaaaatattaacacacacaaaaagacattttcaggAATTACCAGATGGTAGAATAGTACCAAGGATGTCAGTCTGAAAAGCTACTGGTTTATTTCAGGAAAAGTATCTCCGCCATGACTTCCCCGGAACACACAACTCAAACCAGTGAAAAACATTTTCATGTAATGACTACATTAGAAAGTTCTAGCTTATCAATTATTATCTTTATCATCCTAAGGTAGTACACATATATCCCAGGCTTCCTGTTATCTAATAAAACCAGCAAATCTAAGTGAAGcaaatcttttatttaaatcagTCATCAAATCACAACTTATCCAAATGAATGTGTTGCAACATTGTTCTTAAAATGGCACAGATATGGCACAGACACAATCCAGTATCTATCAAAATACCATTTGTAAAGAACCTTACTTATTTCATGCCATGTGCGAATGCAGTCCAGCATATAAGAGTAGAATCAAAAACTTACAACAGTGAATTCTCTTCTTCATAACATAGAAAACATTTCACTACTCTGCCTCAGGATTAATAATACTCATTGGTCCAAATAACCATAACAAGTAGGATGTAGAAAGGATGGAAAGTTAATCTGCTACCAGAATAAAACTTCTTTCTAACCTCCACTGggttagaaagaaaaatttcccaATGACAAGAGAACATTCTGCATGTTTCAAAGGGCTTTTTAGTTTTAGCACACTGTGCGTAAGAGGAAAGCGACTCATTTCAGAGTGCCACTAAATACGGACCTAATCGTTAGTGAATTTTAAAGAACTGTACCTTGATCAGGAATGTTATCACTAGGAAGCTCTGTTTTTCGTGGGTTATAGCTGAGGCTTAAAGCTCCCCAAGGCTGCTTTATGGCACATGCCCCGTCAAATATTGTGTGATACAAAAAGCATGTAGTATCCTGCACATTTCcttaaacattaagaaaaaaatatacaatagataCAGAAGGAGGATTacttaaaacatacatataaatacataaagaacgATAATCCAGTTTGAGAAGTAGAACTAGGTATTGCCAACTCCAGTTCCAGGTTAAGAATTTAGGATGTTAAATCAGAATTTATATGCTTATCAAGGGGAAACAGTAGGGTGGGCTTGAAAAGAGGAAATGTTAAATGGCTCTAGCTCCTGATGAAGCTTCAGGATTGTCAGGGGCTCTCTAGAAATGAGATCAGTTGATGTGCCTGCTCTCCGAGTCTCAAAGTTCTGAAATACTGGTCTTCAGTCTCAGcagcagcattcttttttttctactacTTGTCTTCACATTCTGGTCTTCTAAACAGACAATGAGTTTAACTGTAGAAGGAGGAAGAATCAGCGtaaataaaaatcttcttttcctccctcattTATTAACAACAGGATAGTTGTCAAAGTGACCTAATAATACCATAGTTTAACTCCATTAAATAAACAAAGATGGGGCCtaacacggtggctcacgcctgtaatcccactactttgggagggtgaggcgggaggatcacttgcggtcaggagttcgaaaccagcctggccaacatggtgaaaccccatctccactaaaaatacaaaaattagccaggcatggtggcatatgtctgtaatcccacctactcaggatgctgaggcaggaggaccacttgaacctgggagactaggttgcagcgagccgagactgcgccactgcactccagcctgggagacagagtgagactccgtctcaaaaacaaaacaaaacaaaacaaagatgggttgggtacagtggcttacaactataatcctagcactttgggaggctgaggtgggagggtttcttgaggccaggagtttgagactagcctgggcaatgtagcaagacccttgttgctacaaaaaaaaatcaaaaaaaaaaaaaaaaaaaaaaaaggaccaggaagtggcacacgcctgtagtcccagcagctactcaggaggcataGGCAGGccaattgcttcagcccaggaggtgaaggctgcagcaATCCATGATTGTGaaactgcattccagtctgggtgacagagcaaggctctctcagaaaacaagaaacaaccacaacaaaaacgaaaacaaagatGGTGAGTGTCTTGTCTTGTATTCTGTTACACTGCCGCAAAACTAGTGACTGTAAGTGGCTAACATAGTGAGGGTCACTCATTATATGcactggaaaatttttttaaaatgctcattaCTACTGCTAGGGGAAAATAATCCATTTTTTCCCAAAGAGCTGTACACCATATTTCAGGCAGTTTAATATTAACCCACTTCGGGccactagttatttttaaaaaaactcaacaagCTGGTCGAGTGAACACAATGTATTTCTTATGCCTTAGGGTCaaatgtgcacatgtgcacagacacatgccctttcattttcttcaaagcaGTCACAGTAGGGGCTAAAATGAAGCCATTATTTTCATAACACTGATAAGACTAAATGGCATTTCATGACCAAAAACCATGAAACTATCCTAGATCTTTGAATCTAGTTGATATTTTCCTCAACTGAAGGTTCTACATGAAGGCATTAATTATTTGCTCCAATTCCTTATGTAACAAATTTGCCATCTACTGATATAAAAGAGAAACATTATCTTAGAAGAAAAGGAGCCTTACTTGCATGATGTTTTAGGATTCTGCACGTTCTGATTTTGCAGATTCTCTCTGTTCCTGCATCTCTTCCTGTGTTTCGGTTGTGATCGCTTTATCTGATTCACTGTGCACTTTTCCTTCCTGAAATTCTACTTCCTGGgcatcttccttctctttttgttttggtcCATTTGTATCTGGGGACTCTTTGGTTAAGCCTCCTGAGGCATCAGTATCAGCCAGGGCTGAGTTCTGGTTTTCAGGGTCGACATCATCACCTTTTTCATCGTCTTTGGGTTTAACGCGTGACTTCTCTATTCTTTCTGCTAACAAGGCATGACCCTCATCTTCTGGCACAGACTTTGTTCCAGCTCCATCTCCCTCTTTGTCGGATGGGAGGATGACCGCTTCCAGCTGTTGATCATTTACAGTGGAACCTTCTACCTCGACAGTCATGGTCTTTTCCGAAGCTTCACTCGTGTCTTTCGAAGTATCAGAATGTGTCTGTCCCACTGCAGTTGGCTCTGACTCCTCTTTGGCTATAAGAGTTTGTGGTTCGTCTTGTGCAGAGGCCTGAGGTTCGCTTCCTTTCTCCGTTACCTGCCCAGCGTCCTGCTTGTCAGCTTTTATCAGGTGAGCTTGCCTCTGTAACTCAGACTCAAACATTTCGGTGGCTGTTTCTTCTGTACGCACAAACTGGTCAACGGCTGTCTGAATGATGTTTTGGACAAGTTTACTGCTTTCGGTCTCAAGTTCCAGAATCCCATGTTCGGGCTCCGAATCCTCCACGATTGCTACCCTCACTCTGCCCTCCGGGCAAGCAACCCGCTCATCGGCTTCATCTGACTTCCACTTCAGTGAGGTGGTTCTCTCTCCGTCCAGGTCGGAACGTAAGCCTTCTTCGGTAGTGGCAGACCCTATCCCCGGTATCGATTTGGCCTGACCCTTGGGCGCTGTGGGCACAGTATCTTCTCCTGGATGAGCAGTAAGGTCTGCGTTTTTTTCAGAGGATTTCTCTTCCAGAACTGaatgtgcacctgcaggctccaGCGTTTCACCTGTTTCTAAAATGCTGACAGTTTCTCCTAAGACCTTTTCCTCCTCTGCAGCAGCTGTTAGAGTTAGTGATGCCTCAGAGCTCTGACCTTGAATTTTGGTGCACGCCGCCTCCTCTTGACCTAGGCAGTGGGGAGGGCTTCCTTCCAAACTTCTGACTTCCTTTGCTCCATCTATGATGGGCACACTCACTGTCTGGACGAGTTGCTTACTGACCTCTTCAGATATGGTAACAGCTGTTTTGTGCtcaagtttctcttttttcacACGAGTTGGCTCTGCTTCCATTTTCCCCCTTTCGACTTGAACTACCATCTCTCTCTCCATGGTGGACAGAGCAGACTTCGTGTGACTCTGCAGTTCAGTAGCATCATCCTTTTGACATTCAGCTTCTCCTGTCACTTCCTCTGTAAGGGCAACTTTAGTGACCTTTTCCTGACTGACTCCTATGCCTGTGTCTAGTCCTTTGACAAATGGTTCATCTTTGGTTTTCTTGTCAGCAAACTGGCCAGGCTCTTGGGTCCCCTCCGTCTTCGACAGAACAAGTCCGGCTTCCACTGACCCCTCTTTATCTGTATGCTCTAGCGTGTCTTccatctttgatttttctttagtttcttcctGGAGCACAAAACTGGAAGGTGCTGGGGGCCCCTCTGTCTGTGCAGGAACTGCCTCTGCTTCTGCGCCCCCTGACCGGGTACCAGATGCGACCTGATTCTCCTCTTGGATTTCCACAATCTTGTCTCTCTGAGTTGTGCCTAGTGTGTCAAAGTCTGCTACGGGAGTGCTTCCATCGGTCTCACTGTCTGTAGGGGTTTCCGCCAAGTCAGCAGGGACAGGCTGTTCCACCACCATCTCCTGTGATTTTCCCCCAGCTAAGGTTTCGGCGTGACACGTGGTTGCAAGCTCACTGGACTCTCCGCTCTCTGTGGCTGGAGGAGCTTTTTCAAAGCTTTCCGGGGTGGTCTGCCTCATCGTCTTCCCTTGCGTAAAAGCCTCAGTTTTCACCTCCTGAGCATCTACTTTCAAAACGACATCCGTCTCTTTCTTCAGATCcagtgcttcagcctcctcttcAGATGTTTCTGCCTCTGCtctctgcccaggctgaagcatgTCTTCAGGCCCACTGGTGCCAGGCAGCTGGGATTCCTCTTTCACTTTTTCTGCAACCGCCTGGAGGACCTCTTGAGTCCGTCTCTCTTGCTCTTCCATGTCGGGTACGCCACCTTCCACCTCCTGCACCGGGGTGGCCTCCTCTGTGGTGTCTGGGGAGTCGGTTAACTGGGAGACCGCAGACACCATTTCTGTGGTCTCTTCAGCAGCAGATGCTTCAGCTCCTTCTTCGGCACCCAGTGGCCCTGCAGTTTTTGCCGCTGTCGCTGCTTTGGAGGTCAATTCCACCTCGCTGACGACCGTGTCACCCTGGGCCTCTCTGTTCTCTGGCAGAGGCTCGGTAACCTCGGGGGTTTCTTCTTCTGCAATGACTTCTCTTTCCAATACCTCCCCAGTTAACGGTGTGGCTTCAGGTTCTACTTGTTCAAGGGGCTCTGTCACTAAAGCAGATATCCAAGAAGGAGACCTTTCTTCATTAATGGCAGCTGCCCTGGTCCCGTCAATGACAGCTGCCGCCACCATATGACCCTGACTGTCACTGAGCTCCTTGGACACTTCAGCGGCTGCCTGGTGCTCGGGCTGCTCTGCAATTTTCTGGGCTTGCTGTGCctccattttctccctttctacaGCGTCGTACTCCGACAGAGGGACCACGGCCGGGACATCAGAGTCATCTTCGTTGGCGCCTGCTGGTCCTGCGTCTTCAGCAGGGACTTGTTCTTGCTTCCCATCTGGCCTTTTCTTCCTTCGTCCAGGAATAAACTTCTTGATCGAGACCCAGGATTCTTCTTTCCCGGGTTCAGCATCTGGAGTGGCATGTTCTACACCAGACCCAGCTACGGAGTCTTCGTTTTTCTCTTCCAGCTTggacttggatttttttcttggcGTGACTAACCTTTTAAATGACTCCCAGGTGGAAACACCCTCCCCTTCAGTAGGGCTTCCAGCTTGCTCCGGGGATGAACAGCCCTGCCCGGGCTCATGTTCTTGGGAACCCGTGAGGGTCCCGTCTGTCCCCGTCTCTTTGTCTTTTCCGGGCTCATCTGCTTTCTGGTGGTCTCCTCCCATTGTTTTTGGCCCCCCTTCCTCATCAGAGGAGGACCCTTTCCTTGCTCTTTTCTTGGACGATCCCACACAAATTAAAGCTTCCCAAGATACTGAGGTATCCACCTTGCGCTTCGGTTCTTCTGGCTTTTGCTCGTCCACGCtccctttcatttcttcttgcatTTCAGAGGCCGCGCTCTCCGTGGAAGACAACGTAGCGCTCTTGACCTTGTCCAGCTCATCTTCTTTGTCACTTTCCGAAGGCCGTCTAACGCGCTTCTTGGGCGTCACCATCTTTTTGAATGATGCCCAGGGAGTGacaccttctctttttttctctccatcgGAAGTAGCTCCTTCTTCGGTTTCCCCGTCCTGGTGCACCTCGGCTAAGCCCTTCTCCAGACACGTGATCTCCTCGGGCTCCTCGGGGGACGAGGCCGAGCTCTCGCCCTTCTGCTCCTCGTGGCTGTCCGGAGAATCGGCGGGAACCTGAGTGTGCTCCCCTGAGTCCTCGTCTACgcctcctctcttccctttctgtttctttccggAAAGCTTTTTTAAGCCAGTGCTGGTAAAAAGCTTCTTGAGTGGACTTCCCTGCACCTTCATTCTCTCCTGTGATGACAGCAGCTCCACCTCACTCGCGAAGCCTTCGGGGGGCTTGGACGGCGCCTTCTCATCAGGGCTGAGGTCAGCTCCCTGCGCAGGGTCCTCTCCGGAAACACGCGTGTCTTGGAGTGTCACCAGCTCCTTGGCAGGTTCGGCTTCCTGAGGTTCTGCATTCATTTCAACCAATTCTTCAGCAGGCACCGACCCTGCCGTTTCTTCCACCTCCGTTTTCGGCTCCTCGGTTCTCTCCTCCGCGGTGCTCACGTGGACATCGGCCACAACCTCTTCCTGGT from the Saimiri boliviensis isolate mSaiBol1 chromosome 4, mSaiBol1.pri, whole genome shotgun sequence genome contains:
- the AKAP12 gene encoding A-kinase anchor protein 12 isoform X2, which produces MLGTITITVGQRDSEDVSERDSDKEMAAKSTVDQDVTDVGQEETPEIIEQIPSSESNLEELAQPAESQANDIGFKKVFKFVGFKFTVKKDKTEKPDTVQLLTVKKDEGEGAAGAGDHQDPSPGAGEAASKDSELKQSTEKPEETLKHEQSHAEISPPAEAGQAVEECKEEGEEKQEKEPSKSAESPASPVTTETASTFKKFFTQGWAGWRKKTSFRKPKEEELEASEKKKEQEPEKDTEENGKAEAPSEQAQPQEGAESAPEPRLSAEYEKVELPPEEEASGSQGPSEEKPAPLATEVFDEKIEVHQEEVVADVHVSTAEERTEEPKTEVEETAGSVPAEELVEMNAEPQEAEPAKELVTLQDTRVSGEDPAQGADLSPDEKAPSKPPEGFASEVELLSSQERMKVQGSPLKKLFTSTGLKKLSGKKQKGKRGGVDEDSGEHTQVPADSPDSHEEQKGESSASSPEEPEEITCLEKGLAEVHQDGETEEGATSDGEKKREGVTPWASFKKMVTPKKRVRRPSESDKEDELDKVKSATLSSTESAASEMQEEMKGSVDEQKPEEPKRKVDTSVSWEALICVGSSKKRARKGSSSDEEGGPKTMGGDHQKADEPGKDKETGTDGTLTGSQEHEPGQGCSSPEQAGSPTEGEGVSTWESFKRLVTPRKKSKSKLEEKNEDSVAGSGVEHATPDAEPGKEESWVSIKKFIPGRRKKRPDGKQEQVPAEDAGPAGANEDDSDVPAVVPLSEYDAVEREKMEAQQAQKIAEQPEHQAAAEVSKELSDSQGHMVAAAVIDGTRAAAINEERSPSWISALVTEPLEQVEPEATPLTGEVLEREVIAEEETPEVTEPLPENREAQGDTVVSEVELTSKAATAAKTAGPLGAEEGAEASAAEETTEMVSAVSQLTDSPDTTEEATPVQEVEGGVPDMEEQERRTQEVLQAVAEKVKEESQLPGTSGPEDMLQPGQRAEAETSEEEAEALDLKKETDVVLKVDAQEVKTEAFTQGKTMRQTTPESFEKAPPATESGESSELATTCHAETLAGGKSQEMVVEQPVPADLAETPTDSETDGSTPVADFDTLGTTQRDKIVEIQEENQVASGTRSGGAEAEAVPAQTEGPPAPSSFVLQEETKEKSKMEDTLEHTDKEGSVEAGLVLSKTEGTQEPGQFADKKTKDEPFVKGLDTGIGVSQEKVTKVALTEEVTGEAECQKDDATELQSHTKSALSTMEREMVVQVERGKMEAEPTRVKKEKLEHKTAVTISEEVSKQLVQTVSVPIIDGAKEVRSLEGSPPHCLGQEEAACTKIQGQSSEASLTLTAAAEEEKVLGETVSILETGETLEPAGAHSVLEEKSSEKNADLTAHPGEDTVPTAPKGQAKSIPGIGSATTEEGLRSDLDGERTTSLKWKSDEADERVACPEGRVRVAIVEDSEPEHGILELETESSKLVQNIIQTAVDQFVRTEETATEMFESELQRQAHLIKADKQDAGQVTEKGSEPQASAQDEPQTLIAKEESEPTAVGQTHSDTSKDTSEASEKTMTVEVEGSTVNDQQLEAVILPSDKEGDGAGTKSVPEDEGHALLAERIEKSRVKPKDDEKGDDVDPENQNSALADTDASGGLTKESPDTNGPKQKEKEDAQEVEFQEGKVHSESDKAITTETQEEMQEQRESAKSERAES
- the AKAP12 gene encoding A-kinase anchor protein 12 isoform X1, producing the protein MGAGSSTEQRSPEQPPEGSSTPAEPETSGGGPSAEAVPDTTGDSAIAAADSATKLLQKNGQLSTINGLAEQDELSLQEGALKSQEGGQEGALNGQEEEVIATDVGQRDSEDVSERDSDKEMAAKSTVDQDVTDVGQEETPEIIEQIPSSESNLEELAQPAESQANDIGFKKVFKFVGFKFTVKKDKTEKPDTVQLLTVKKDEGEGAAGAGDHQDPSPGAGEAASKDSELKQSTEKPEETLKHEQSHAEISPPAEAGQAVEECKEEGEEKQEKEPSKSAESPASPVTTETASTFKKFFTQGWAGWRKKTSFRKPKEEELEASEKKKEQEPEKDTEENGKAEAPSEQAQPQEGAESAPEPRLSAEYEKVELPPEEEASGSQGPSEEKPAPLATEVFDEKIEVHQEEVVADVHVSTAEERTEEPKTEVEETAGSVPAEELVEMNAEPQEAEPAKELVTLQDTRVSGEDPAQGADLSPDEKAPSKPPEGFASEVELLSSQERMKVQGSPLKKLFTSTGLKKLSGKKQKGKRGGVDEDSGEHTQVPADSPDSHEEQKGESSASSPEEPEEITCLEKGLAEVHQDGETEEGATSDGEKKREGVTPWASFKKMVTPKKRVRRPSESDKEDELDKVKSATLSSTESAASEMQEEMKGSVDEQKPEEPKRKVDTSVSWEALICVGSSKKRARKGSSSDEEGGPKTMGGDHQKADEPGKDKETGTDGTLTGSQEHEPGQGCSSPEQAGSPTEGEGVSTWESFKRLVTPRKKSKSKLEEKNEDSVAGSGVEHATPDAEPGKEESWVSIKKFIPGRRKKRPDGKQEQVPAEDAGPAGANEDDSDVPAVVPLSEYDAVEREKMEAQQAQKIAEQPEHQAAAEVSKELSDSQGHMVAAAVIDGTRAAAINEERSPSWISALVTEPLEQVEPEATPLTGEVLEREVIAEEETPEVTEPLPENREAQGDTVVSEVELTSKAATAAKTAGPLGAEEGAEASAAEETTEMVSAVSQLTDSPDTTEEATPVQEVEGGVPDMEEQERRTQEVLQAVAEKVKEESQLPGTSGPEDMLQPGQRAEAETSEEEAEALDLKKETDVVLKVDAQEVKTEAFTQGKTMRQTTPESFEKAPPATESGESSELATTCHAETLAGGKSQEMVVEQPVPADLAETPTDSETDGSTPVADFDTLGTTQRDKIVEIQEENQVASGTRSGGAEAEAVPAQTEGPPAPSSFVLQEETKEKSKMEDTLEHTDKEGSVEAGLVLSKTEGTQEPGQFADKKTKDEPFVKGLDTGIGVSQEKVTKVALTEEVTGEAECQKDDATELQSHTKSALSTMEREMVVQVERGKMEAEPTRVKKEKLEHKTAVTISEEVSKQLVQTVSVPIIDGAKEVRSLEGSPPHCLGQEEAACTKIQGQSSEASLTLTAAAEEEKVLGETVSILETGETLEPAGAHSVLEEKSSEKNADLTAHPGEDTVPTAPKGQAKSIPGIGSATTEEGLRSDLDGERTTSLKWKSDEADERVACPEGRVRVAIVEDSEPEHGILELETESSKLVQNIIQTAVDQFVRTEETATEMFESELQRQAHLIKADKQDAGQVTEKGSEPQASAQDEPQTLIAKEESEPTAVGQTHSDTSKDTSEASEKTMTVEVEGSTVNDQQLEAVILPSDKEGDGAGTKSVPEDEGHALLAERIEKSRVKPKDDEKGDDVDPENQNSALADTDASGGLTKESPDTNGPKQKEKEDAQEVEFQEGKVHSESDKAITTETQEEMQEQRESAKSERAES